A DNA window from Drosophila biarmipes strain raj3 chromosome 2R, RU_DBia_V1.1, whole genome shotgun sequence contains the following coding sequences:
- the LOC108026752 gene encoding protein windpipe, whose product MERVQLTAWLALLLFVAAAATPTPAASPIDCPADCVCSLSQHTHKPKYHLKCSSTQGLRLAEKSFQSAVPVHSIDLSHLNLTRLSHVLDKLPELTSADLSHNELTDVGHLGKGLKRLSLKHNRLTSDKLKKLPQHLQVLNLQHNNITHLPLELTHMHQLRQLELSHNAINCSCQTLEVRNWLVERIVYMEHPVICSYPLEFRGRPWLQLKQDEICKKEQYQWFDSDTDENELMMGDQPAAASGEREDEDELAKDFLPIDRKVVATSKKARSPQEPLPGDQVEGSGDLSERNMELKVPTEEVAEPEAAESQLAKAVVDTPEIEEKIVKDDDEDVEGSGSGGGLLIIPDVSKVKIASEDDLDGKQEESDVKPVENPETIFSNDIGIFEGGQEEKKPVQEEVIVPVVLTKLETDVESDVVTDGPLDSSKESEDILTAKMGKSKDDSSAIYYLLAVIGLIVVGLVLFVAIKRCKYDSNAAARDAEAQRQTELLDMDKKQLGKPLHKNGHGNGQEHSPLIGEKTKLDEAQIVKKPYENGETKDGAGQQPLLNGNGTANGGAKEAPEGEEPAAHEYYPISPRYPTPQSPRASKYSQQQQPAEQNNNEPDGAYLPSSPKSGRYSPVYSPETGRVKIKLTETPKPKTPMLVTRSKSNAGDIITTPVRPIEPTHQVVPINGH is encoded by the coding sequence ATGGAGCGAGTCCAATTGACCGCCTGGTTGGCCCTGCTCCTCTTcgtggccgccgccgccacgcccactcccgCTGCCTCGCCCATCGACTGCCCGGCGGACTGCGTCTGCAGCTTGTCCCAGCACACGCACAAGCCCAAGTACCACCTCAAGTGCAGCAGCACCCAGGGCCTGCGGCTGGCCGAGAAGTCCTTCCAGTCCGCGGTGCCGGTGCACTCCATCGACCTGTCCCACCTGAACCTCACCCGCCTGAGCCACGTGCTGGACAAGCTGCCGGAGCTGACCTCCGCCGACCTGTCCCACAACGAGCTGACGGATGTGGGTCACCTGGGCAAGGGCCTCAAGCGACTGAGCCTCAAGCACAACCGCCTCACCTCGGACAAGTTGAAGAAGCTGCCGCAGCACCTCCAGGTGCTCAACCTGCAGCACAACAACATCACCCACCTGCCCCTGGAGCTCACCCACATGCACCAGCTGCGCCAGCTGGAACTCAGCCACAACGCCATCAACTGCTCCTGCCAAACGCTGGAGGTGCGCAACTGGCTGGTGGAGCGCATCGTCTACATGGAACACCCGGTGATCTGCTCCTACCCCCTGGAGTTCAGGGGTCGTCCGTGGCTGCAGCTGAAGCAGGACGAGATCTGCAAGAAGGAGCAGTACCAATGGTTCGACTCCGACACCGATGAGAACGAGCTGATGATGGGCGACCAGCCGGCGGCTGCCTCCGGCGAACGCGAGGATGAGGATGAACTGGCCAAGGACTTCCTGCCAATCGACCGAAAGGTCGTGGCCACATCCAAGAAGGCCCGTTCGCCGCAGGAGCCGTTGCCTGGTGACCAGGTTGAAGGATCCGGAGACCTCAGCGAGAGGAACATGGAGCTTAAGGTGCCCACAGAAGAGGTGGCCGAGCCAGAAGCCGCGGAATCCCAGCTGGCCAAGGCTGTGGTCGACACGCCCGAAATCGAGGAGAAGATCGTTAAGGACGACGACGAAGATGTCGAGGGATCTGGCAGCGGCGGTGGTCTGCTCATCATTCCGGATGTCTCAAAGGTGAAGATCGCCTCGGAGGACGATCTGGATGGCAAGCAGGAGGAGAGCGATGTCAAGCCTGTGGAGAACCCCGAAACCATCTTCTCCAACGACATCGGCATCTTCGAGGGCGGCCAGGAGGAAAAGAAGCCCGTGCAGGAAGAGGTGATTGTGCCCGTGGTGCTGACCAAACTGGAGACCGACGTTGAGTCCGACGTGGTCACCGATGGGCCCCTGGACAGCAGCAAGGAGTCCGAGGACATCCTGACCGCCAAGATGGGCAAGTCGAAGGACGACAGCAGCGCCATCTACTATCTGCTGGCGGTGATTGGACTGATCGTGGTGGGACTGGTGCTCTTCGTGGCCATCAAGCGCTGCAAGTACGACAGCAACGCCGCCGCCCGGGACGCGGAGGCCCAGCGGCAGACGGAGCTGCTGGACATGGACAAGAAGCAGCTGGGCAAGCCGCTGCACAAGAACGGCCATGGCAACGGCCAGGAGCACTCGCCGCTGATCGGCGAGAAGACCAAGCTGGACGAGGCTCAGATCGTGAAGAAGCCGTACGAGAACGGAGAGACCAAGGACGGAGCTGGCCAGCAGCCGCTGCTCAATGGCAACGGAACGGCTAACGGAGGCGCCAAGGAGGCCCCAGAAGGCGAGGAGCCCGCCGCCCACGAGTACTACCCCATCAGTCCGCGCTACCCCACCCCCCAGTCGCCGAGGGCCTCGAAGTactcccagcagcagcagcccgcCGAGCAGAACAACAACGAACCGGATGGCGCCTACCTGCCCTCGTCGCCCAAGTCCGGCAGATACTCGCCGGTCTACTCGCCGGAGACGGGTCGCGTCAAGATCAAGCTGACGGAGACCCCGAAGCCCAAGACCCCCATGCTGGTGACGCGCAGCAAGTCCAACGCCGGGGACATCATCACCACGCCCGTCAGACCCATCGAACCCACCCACCAGGTGGTGCCCATCAACGGCCACTGA
- the LOC108026877 gene encoding uncharacterized protein LOC108026877 has product MRIVSVLVPLLLGIISSCGAVNCPWPCRCTWVVDSLYADCSRRSLSTYPNFDGIPVEHLDLSGNLFGEFPTQYADIDSLIYLDLSDNQISAIGSKTLIGFTSLRTLLLANNSIDSWEALSPNEAFKYAPSLKRLGLDGNRLGSFGNGESFEMLTSSSLTELELSSCEITTIGGDQLINQLPGLERLSLANNKLAQIAALPSRTLRALDLSNCSIRELSGFFLEALQNLEHLNLSRNTQLQFDSLSEDPILTYELRRLDVSYCNLDSIELSGLPQLTELRLRGNLLRVVDATTFANNTMLEILDLSQNVLRLVGQDAFASLKRLKALNLAFNEIARLDRNIIRNNDVLVELDLSRNVLQKLTKIVSNSVRTINMSWCEIASIESTALSSLSVILKLDLSNNLISDVPTFMRSETLQQLNLANCRLTTVRNNTFRGFPELADLHLNGNRLTSPIPPYYFGGNKFLDQLWLGDNPWICDCHSPLFLEFYDFLTSKPAKIKDKNHLRCAAPAVFYGKLWEFACADVWILNARSSSNGEKAWSVIMITLLGLGALVMGYACLQKFLRKRKIRQSDREIEENEDELRRIRDLNDRILLEDATPSLHHTQEISLLPSYEDALRMPKLVRPVKSMMDLSGPERTRNSRKLRRSQTHAEGEGSQSEAEDGLQLDSRQRFRSVEMLSNRDKERTAQYGPYRRTGYMEYNQSGSRRFSIEDSRFPAAHLKTQNLQSAEQIGNFQSYENSPYTKRRPKIAEIPPFKRVNMMADSVEFLTDPEYDDVGSKHGSPFAKRKPKTPALPPPTMKVSAQVYTLQQSPVLELDPAIEDYFSAAKKQPSSSTIASDFQELEEPELRSLPDDNRSSVSRSDMEQDLERGKRKKRKNSASRRVSGSFTAANAAESSSSDSERNALVHKPMRETLF; this is encoded by the exons ATGAGGATCGTTTCGGTTCTGGTTCCCCTGCTCTTGGGGATCATCTCCTCCTGCGGAGCAGTCAATTGCCCCTGGCCCTGCCGCTGCACTTGGGTTGTGGACAGTCTGTATGCCGACTGCTCGAGGAGGAGTCTCTCGACCTACCCGAACTTCGACGGCATTCCCGTGGAGCACCTGGATCTGTCGGGAAACCTGTTTGGGGAGTTTCCCACCCAGTACGCGGACATAGACTCACTGATCTACCTGGATCTGTCCGACAACCAGATCTCCGCCATTGGTAGTAAGACCCTGATAGGGTTCACGTCTCTGAGGACTCTGCTGCTGGCCAACAACTCCATAGATTCGTGGGAGGCCCTGAGTCCCAACGAGGCCTTCAAGTACGCCCCCAGTCTGAAGCGCTTGGGTCTCGATGGCAACCGGTTGGGCAGTTTTGGCAACGGCGAGAGCTTCGAGATGCTGACCAGTTCGTCCCTGACTGAACTAGAGCTATCTTCCTGCGAAATAACCACCATCGGCGGGGACCAGTTGATCAATCAGCTGCCGGGTTTGGAGCGCCTTAGCCTGGCCAACAATAAACTGGCCCAAATTGCGGCTCTACCTTCGAGAACCCTCAGAGCCCTCGACTTGAGCAACTGCAGCATTAGGGAGCTGTCCGGATTCTTCCTCGAGGCGCTGCAAAACCTTGAGCACCTTAACTTGTCCCGAAACACGCAACTTCAGTTTGACAGCCTATCGGAGGACCCCATTCTGACCTACGAGTTGCGCAGGCTGGATGTCTCCTACTGCAACTTAGATTCCATAGAACTCAGTGGACTGCCCCAACTGACAGAGCTCCGGTTGCGGGGAAACCTCCTGAGAGTTGTGGATGCCACCACCTTCGCCAACAACACCATGCTGGAGATACTGGACCTCTCACAGAACGTCCTCCGACTCGTCGGCCAAGATGCCTTCGCCAGCCTGAAGCGTTTGAAGGCGCTGAATCTGGCCTTCAATGAGATAGCCCGACTGGACAGGAACATTATACGCAACAACGATGTGCTGGTGGAGCTCGACCTCAGTCGCAACGTGCTGCAGAAGCTGACCAAGATTGTGTCCAACTCGGTGCGCACCATCAACATGAGCTGGTGTGAAATCGCCTCTATCGAAAGCACGGCATTGTCGAGTCTCTCGGTCATCCTAAAGTTGGACTTATCCAACAATCTTATCAGCGACGTACCCACCTTTATGAGATCCGAGACGCTGCAGCAACTGAACCTAGCCAACTGCAG GCTAACTACCGTGCGCAACAACACCTTCAGAGGGTTCCCCGAGCTGGCGGACCTCCACCTGAATGGCAACCGCCTGACCAGCCCCATTCCGCCCTACTACTTCGGGGGCAACAAGTTCCTGGATCAGTTGTGGTTGGGCGACAATCCCTGGATCTGCGACTGCCACAGCCCGCTCTTCCTGGAGTTCTACGACTTTCTAACATCTAAGCCAGCTAAG ATAAAAGATAAGAACCACCTGCGTTGTGCGGCCCCTGCTGTTTTCTATGGAAAACTTTGGGAGTTTGCCTGTGCGGATGTGTGGATTCTAAatgccaggagcagcagcaatgGCGAGAAGGCCTGGTCCGTCATAATGATTACCCTCCTTGGCCTGGGTGCCCTTGTCATGGGCTACGCCTGCCTGCAAAAGTTCTTGAGGAAGCGAAAGATCCGGCAGAGTGACAGGGAGATCGAGGAGAACGAAGATGAACTGCGGCGCAT CCGCGACCTAAACGACCGCATTCTGCTGGAGGACGCCACTCCAAGCCTGCACCATACCCAAGAGATcagcctgctgccttcctacGAAGATGCCCTGCGCATGCCCAAGTTGGTCAGGCCGGTCAAGTCAATGATGGACCTCTCGGGTCCAGAAAGGACCCGCAACTCCCGCAAGCTGAGAAGGTCGCAAACCCATGCCGAGGGCGAGGGATCCCAGTCGGAGGCGGAGGACGGACTGCAGCTGGACTCTCGCCAGCGCTTCCGCAGCGTGGAGATGCTCTCGAACCGGGACAAGGAGAGAACCGCCCAGTACGGGCCTTATAGGCGAACTGGGTACATGGAGTACAACCAGTCGGGCAGCCGCCGCTTCAGCATCGAGGACTCCCGCTTCCCGGCAGCCCACCTGAAGACCCAGAACCTGCAGAGTGCCGAGCAGATCGGTAACTTCCAGAGCTACGAAAACAGCCCCTATACGAAGCGCAGGCCGAAAATCGCCGAGATTCCGCCCTTCAAGAGGGTGAATATGATGGCCGACAGCGTGGAGTTCCTCACCGATCCGGAGTACGACGACGTGGGCAGCAAGCACGGCAGTCCCTTTGCGAAAAGGAAGCCCAAGACCCCGGCACTACCGCCGCCCACCATGAAGGTCAGCGCCCAGGTGTACACACTGCAACAGAGTCCCGTCTTGGAACTGGATCCCGCCATCGAGGACTACTTTAGTGCGGCCAAGAAGCAGCCCTCCTCGTCCACCATCGCCAGCGACTTCCAGGAGCTGGAAGAGCCGGAACTCAGGTCCCTGCCGGACGACAATCGATCAAGTGTCTCTCGTTCAGACATGGAACAGGACTTGGAGCGCGGAAAGCGCAAGAAGAGGAAGAACTCGGCCAGTCGCCGGGTGAGCGGTAGCTTCACGGCTGCCAACGCCGCCGAAAGCTCCTCCAGCGACTCCGAGCGCAACGCCCTGGTCCACAAGCCCATGCGAGAGACTTTATTTTAG